DNA sequence from the Gallaecimonas xiamenensis 3-C-1 genome:
GAGCACTTTGATCCCGAACAATATTTAAACGAGGTAGAGCATGGTTAAGCGCTTCAGGCGCATGTCCGATAGTGACATCAATACAATCGTAGCTGATTTGGATCGCTGGGCATTTGGCGAGCTTGGAGCAAAACTCACCTGGGCTGTTCTAGAAGAACGTTTTGGCTATAGTCGTCAGTCACTCCAAGCCAAATCTGAAATTAAAGCCGCTTATGACAATGCCAAACAAGCATTGTCGGGTGGCCTCGTGAAAACCAAAGCGCAGGCAACGAAAGAGGCGGAAGAGCTTCAGGTAGAGGTGGATCGCCTCAAAGCGGAACTAGAAGCCTACAAGAGAAAAGAAGCTCAATGGTTACGCCGATGGCAGCAAATCGCCTTCCATGTGCGGCAGAAGGGCATGCAGATGGCTGGCGTTGATAAGGCCCCGCCAGAAGGAGCTGCTCTACCCTCTAACACTGAAACCGCGCAGATTCTTCGGCCGTTTGATAAAGAGATACCGCCGTCAGGGCGGATCTAAATGAATGATGCACAAAGGAATTGCGATCCTGATGTTTTCTATATAAATTAGCTAAATTATATAGTGGCTAGTGTCGCGTAGGCTGAAAAATGAACGAAAACGAGATTTACGAGCGAATTAAGCAAGTACTGGCGGATGCCCCTCGTAATCAATATACCGCTGAACTTCATCTGCAAATGATCAAGTACGCTGATGAGCTGAAGAACATCACCGCCAAAGAGTTTTGTGAAGGGGTGGGGCTGCGAAGCAGTTTCGGCACTGAATTTAGCAAAATGCGAAACCTGACTCCCCGTTTGAAAGCGGCTGGGTTACAGACTGAGCTGATCTAGCTCTTCGGCGAGCAAAGGCGCTAATAAATGGGTAAGCAATATGAATAAAAAACAACTCACGGAGCGAGACATCTGCACCAAATTCATTACGCCTGCGCTTGAACAATCCGGATGGGATATTGCTACGCAAATACGAGAAGAGTTCCCGCTAACCAAGGGACGGATTATCGTTCGTGGCAAGCTACATACCCGTGCCAAACACAAACGCGCCGATTATGTGCTTTTTTACAAGCCCAACATCCCTATCGCAATCATTGAGGTCAAAGATAACAACCACAGCTTGGGTGATGGTATGCAACAAGGCTTGGGCTATGCTGAGATGCTCCAAGTACCATTCGTCTTTAGTTCTAACGGCGATGGATTTCTGTTCCATAACAAAATAGCCAAAGATGGAGTGATTGAGAGAGAGCTGGCTTTACACAAGTTCCCATCGGCCGAAACGCTATGGCAGTGGTGGGCAGAACACAGAGGCCTAAATCAGAAACAAAACGAGCTGGTCACTCAGGATTATTACAGCGACGGTAGCAACAAAACGCCTCGCTATTATCAACTATTGGCGATTAATAAAACTATCGAAGCCATAGCCAATGGGCAGAACCGCATTTTGCTGGTGATGGCGACCGGTACGGGAAAAACCTTTACCGCGTTCCAAATCATCTGGAGATTATGGCGCTCAAAAGCCAAAAAGAGAATTTTATTTCTGGCTGACCGAAATATATTGGTCGATCAGACTATGACCAATGACTTTAAGCCGTTTGGCTCGTCCATGACCAAGATCCAAAAGCGCCAAGCCAATAAATCTTACGAAATCTACCTTTCTCTTTATCAGGCCGTCACCGGCAATGAAGAAGAGAAAAATATCTACAAGCAATTCAGTCCAGACTTCTTTGATCTTATTGTCATTGATGAGTGTCATCGTGGCAGTGCTGCGGCCGATTCTGCTTGGCGCGACATTCTTGAATATTTTTCTTCAGCAACACAGATAGGCCTTACAGCCACGCCAAAAGAAACCAAAGAGGTTTCTAACATCGATTACTTTGGTGACCCCATCTATACCTATAGCCTGCGCCAAGGCATTGATGATGGCTTTCTCGCGCCGTACAAAGTCGTGCGCATTGATCTGGATAGAGATTTAACCGGTTGGCGGCCTGATAAAGGCATGACTGACAAACACGGTAATGAAATTGAAGACCGGATATACAACCAGAAAGACTTTGATAAAACGCTCGTGCTAGAGCAGCGCACACACTTGGTAGCAAAAAAAATTACTGAGTTTCTAAAGCAAACCAACCGTTTTGATAAAGCCATTGTTTTTTGCGAAAACATCGATCATGCCGAGCGCATGCGCCAAGCATTGGTAAATGAAAACGCGGATTTGGTTGCGCAAAATAGCAAGTACATTATGCGCATCACAGGTGATAACGAAGAAGGCAAAGCCGAGCTGGACAACTTTATCTTCCCGGAGAGCAAATATCCGGTGATAGCCACTACCTCTAAGTTGATGACCACGGGAGTAGACGCCCAAACCTGCAAGCTCATTGTGCTCGACCAACGCATTCAGTCAATGACCGAGTTCAAGCAGATAATCGGACGTGGCACTCGCATCAATGAAGATTACGGTAAGTACTACTTCACCATTATCGACTTCAAAAAGGCCACCGAACTTTTTGCTGACCCTGACTTTGATGGTGACCCAGTACAGGTTTACGAACCCTCGGGTTCCGATTCTCCCGTTCCGCCAGATGTTCCACCAGATGAAGATGCCGGGGAAGCGGAAGATTCTGGCTTGGAATACCCCAAACCCGATAGCGAGCGCGACTGGGGTGGCATTGGTGAGCCCGGTAAAGACGAAGACGGCGGCGTGCGGCGCTATGTCGTGGCGAATGTACCGGTAAAAGTTGCCGCAGAACGCGTGCAGTACTTCGATGCCAACGGTAAGCTCATTACCGAATCCTTAAAAGATTACACCCGTAAAGCGATGACAAAAGAATTCGCCACTCTAGATGATTTTCTTCGGCGGTGGAGCAATGCGGAAAAGAAACAAGCCATCATTGAAGAACTCGCCGAACATGGCGTGTTCTTTGAAGCTTTAGCTGATGAGGTGGGTGAAAAATCAGGCAAAGCCTTCGACCCGTTTGACTTGGTTTGTCACGTTGCTTGGGATATGCCACCGCTCACGCGAAAAGAGCGTGCAGAGCAGGTGAAAAAACGCAATTACTTTACGCAATACGGCGATCAGGCCCGCAAAGTGTTAGAAGCGCTGCTGGACAAATATGCCGATGAAGGCGTGGCTCAGATTGAAGAAACACAGATTCTGACCATCGCGCCTTTTACCCAATTTGGCACCCCGCTGGAAATCATTCGTGCCTTTGGTGGCTTGGGTCAATACCAGCAAGCCATAAACGAACTCGAACAGGCGCTGTATAGCTCTTGAAGATAGAGAAAACGAAAAACGTAGCGCCGAATAAAGAATATTGGAGATAGCAATACCATGTCACTTACGACCCTTATCAAATCCATTCAGGACATCATGCGCAAAGACGTAGGCGTCGATGGTGATGCCCAACGCATCAGCCAGATGGTGTGGTTGATTTTCCTGAAAATCTTTGATGACAAAGAACAGGAATGGCAACTCACCGTGCCGGGTTATAAATCTCCCTTGCCAAGCCGTTTCCGCTGGTCTGCTTGGGCGAAAGATCCTGAGGGCGTCACGGGTGAGGAGTTAATCGACTTCGTTAACAACGACCTGTTCCCAGCGTTAAAAAAGTTAGCCACCGCAGCAGGAGTTTCGCCGCACGGCAAAGTAGTGGGTTCAGTCTTTGAGGATGCCTATAACTACATGAAGTCGGGCACCTTGCTACGCCAGGTAATCAACACCATTGAAGAAGATGTCGATTTCAACAAATCTGGCGATCGCCATTTGTTTAACGATATTTATGAAAAAATTCTGGCTGATTTGCAGTCTGCGGGTAACGCTGGCGAGTATTACACCCCGCGTGCAGTGACACAGTTTATTGTGGATATGATTGATCCGAAGTTGGGCGAAAGCATTCTTGACCCAGCTTGCGGTACCGCGGGCTTCCTCACTTGTGCCATTGAGCACTTGAATCATCAAATCAAAAAGAACGAAGACAGGCAGTTGCTACAAGACACGATCCACGGTGTTGAGAAAAAGCCCCTGCCGCACATGTTGGCCTTAACCAACGTCATGCTGCACGGCATTGATGTGCCTACCAATATTCGCCATGACAATACGCTTGCAAGGCAGCTACAGAGTTATACCCCTAAAGAACGAGTGGATATCATCATTACCAATCCGCCGTTTGGCGGCATGGAGGAAGATGGCATTGAGTCGAACTTCTTAAAAAAATACCAAACTCGTGAAACCGCCGATTTGTTTATGGCGCTGATCATGCACCTTCTTAAACACGACACAGGTCGCGCTGCGGTCGTCTTACCTGATGGTTTCTTGTTCGGTGAGGGCGTCAAGACCACCTTAAAACGCGAACTATTGGAAGAATTTAATCTGCACACAATTGTGCGCCTACCTAAAGGCGTCTTTGCTCCCTATACCAGTATCGCCACGAATATTCTGTTTTTTGAAAAAGGCGGTCCTACCAAAGACGTGTGGTTTTTTGAACATCCTTACCCAGAAGGCTACAAATCCTATTCGCGTTCTAAACCATTAACCATTGGTGAATTTGATTTAGAAAAAGCCTGGTGGGGAGGTGCCACACGCAAGGGCCGAAAAGTGACGGAGTATGCGTGGAAGGTATCATCCGAAAAGCTAGTAGAGCGAAACTATAATCTGGATTGTAAGAATCCACATGAAGTCGAAGTGGCGCATCAAGATCCAGCGGAATTAATGAGCGAATACCAAGAGATTGTGCGGCAATTGAAAGCGGCGCAAGCAGCACTAAAAGAAGAGTTAATGGCCTGCTTGAGGGCAAAAGCATGATCCAAGCCGTGCATGATCTGCTAGAGCAGCACTTTGATACCGCCTTTGCCGCCCCCGGTGGTATAGCCAAACTGCGTGAGCTGATTTTAACCCTGGCGATGCAGGGAAAATTGGTTGAGCAAGACCCCAATGACCCGCCTGCCAGTGAACTGTTAAAGGAAATCGAGGCCGAAAAGCAGCGTTTGATTTCTGAAAAGAAAATTAAAAAGCAAAAGCCATTGCCTCCTATTAAGCCCGAAGAAGTTCCTTATCAGCTGCCGCAGGGGTGGGCGTGGGTTAGATTAGATGAGCTGGGAGTCTCACAAACAGGAACAACTCCGCCAAGCAAGAATCCGGAAAACTATGGAGATCATATTCCTTTTATTGGGCCGGGCAGTATTAAAAACGGGAATATTGATTATTCAGGGCAAGGTTTATCACTTGATGGTTTATCAAAAGGCCGATTGATTGAAAAAGACTCGGTGCTCATGGTTTGTATTGGTGGAAGTATTGGAAAACACGCCATTAATCAAATGGATGTAACCTGCAATCAGCAGATCAATACGCTTACACCGTTTAAGCCTCTTTCCGTCAAATACACGTATTTTACAATGGAAGCTGATTATTTTCAGCGTACAGTACTTAATAAAGCTGGGGGTTCTGCCACGCCAATTATCAACAAGCAGAAATGGTCCTCAATCCCCATTCCTCTTCCTCCTCTGCCTGAACAACACCGCATCGTAAGACGTATCGACCAACTCATGGTTCGTTGCGATGAACTGGAAAAGCTGCGCAAAGATCGGGAAGAAAAACGACTGCAAGTTCACGCTGCTGCCATCAGCCAACTGCTGAATGCCCCAGAAAATTCTGGCTGGCCGTTTATTCAGCAGCACTTTGGCGAACTGTACACCGTAAAAGAAAATGTCGCTGAGCTACGCAAAGCCATTCTGCAACTCGCCGTCATGGGCCGCCTTGTACCGCAAGACCCCAATGACCCGCCTGCCAGTGAGTTGCTGAAGGAAATCGAAGTTGAAAAGCAGCGCTTGATTGAAGAAAAGAAAATCAAAAAGCAAAAGCCTTGGCAGCCGATTAATCCGGAGGAAGTGCCGTATATGCTGCCTCAGGGATGGGAGTGGGTTAGAGTTGAGGATGTTTTCAATACTACGAGTGGAACAACATTTGACGCTGCTCTGGAGAAGGATGCGGGGAGCTATGCCTATGTGAAGGTTGGAGACATGAATCTCCAAGGTAATGAGCTTTTTATTGAAACTTCTTCTCGGTACATAGATCCCGATGAAAAAATGCTCCGATCGTTAATTTCAACTGGAAGTGTAATATTTCCAAAGCGAGGAGGGGCGATTGCAACAAACAAAAAGCGGATAATCACTGATCCCGTATTTGTGGATTTAAATATTATGGCTATAACGCCTATTTTCGGTTTGCTTACCGAATATGCATATCTATGGTTGTCAACTATTGATTTAGCTTTATTGAACACCGGAACAAGTGTGCCTCAGATTAATCATAAAGACATAGATCCCTTACTTTTTCCTCTTCCCGCTCTAGAGGAACAACACCGTATTGTTGCTCGCATCGATCAGCTAATGGCGTTGTGCAACAATCTCGATGAGCAAATCGAAGCTGCTACCAACAAACAAAAAGCGTTACTCAATGCCGTGATGGCGCAAGTATAAGGAAGTAGAATGCGCCTTAAATCACTCTATATCAGTCAATACAAAAACCTTCGAGATTTCTCATTAAGCTTCGATGGCGGTAGCTTTCTTGATGTGTTTGTCGGGAAAAATGGCACAGGTAAGTCTAATCTTTTTGAAGCATTGATTGAGATCTTTCGCCATATTGTCGAATACGACAGGACTAAGGTGGATCTTGGGTTTAGTTATCGACTTGTGTATGAAATTGACAGCACAGAAGCCTCTATTGAATGGAGTTGGGGTGAGATTGATAACGCTGAACTTCGTGAGCGCCCTAAAGATCGTGGTTTGGTCATTAATAGTCGCAAGCGTAAAACCATTGGTAAAACACGTGTGCCAGACAATGTGCTGATCTATTACTCTGGGCACAATAAAACCGTTGCTGGCTTGGTGGCTCAATATGAAGTGAATTTTAGACAGCGTATAAAACGGGCTGATTTTGATGAAAGCCGCTTTTTCATCGGTATTGGGCCGGAGTACAAAGAGCTGCTGCTAGCCGTATTGTTAATGCAGCTAGATGCCTGTAAAGCACGCCAGTTTATTTGCCAGAAGTTAGGTATTGCTAATGTTGCGGCAGAAGTGCGCTTGGTTTTAGAACGACCAGAGTATGCGGCCGATGTTCGTTTTGATATTGAGCTGAACGACGAAACAGACCGCTACTGGAAGCCGGAAGGCATTACCAAAACCTTTCTTGATCGATTGCACCGCTGCATCAATACTGCATCTGGAAGTCCGGTGAGGTCTGAAGGGTATTTCGCGTCTGACGATCGCTACGTGCTTTACTTTGGTATCGATAAGATCCAGCAAGAATTCTCGGACTTAAGCCCTCAGGAATTGTTTCGTCAGCTAGATAACTTGAAGACGCTGGGAATGCTTGCGGAAATTACCATTCCTTTGCAGCTCGAAAATGGCTTTGATGCTTCTGTCTCCCACTTCAGTGACGGTCAGTTTCAGTCGGTGTATATCTATTCTATTACCGAGCTGTTTAAAGATCGAAATTGCATCACCTTGCTGGATGAGCCAGACTCATTCCTGCATCCAGAGTGGCAATTTGATTTCTTGAAACAAGTCTTTGAAATCACAGATACAGCGGCGAAAACAAACCATGTGCTGATGAGCAGCCACAGTGCAGTAACACTTATTCCGCACGAGAAGAAGCGAGTAAACCTATTTGATATACACAACTCGAATGTGGTTTGCAGATCTACCAGTAAAGATTATGCAATAAGCAAGCTATCGTCGAGCCTGATTAAGTACAAGGAAGATGAGCAAATCCTGAGTATCCTTCGAAATATTAGGATTGAGGGAGTCCCAGTACTATTCACTGAAGGAAGTACTGATCCCGACATTTTAAAAGAGGCTTGGCGAAAGCTTTTTGATGAGCCACTTCCTTTTGTGCCTATCTATGCGTTTTGCTGCGATTACTTGCGCAGAGCGCTTCAGGATAATCGAATAATTAATGAGATGGGCGGTCGTCCACTATTTGGTCTATTTGACTTTGATGAGGCGTATAACGAGTGGAATTATCTTAAACAAAAAGATAGCTGGACATTGCAGTGTGATGACCCCTATCTTGGGTTGCGCACTGAAAATGTTGCTGAGAAAGTGCATGCATTTGTTCTTCCTGTACCAAGAATTGCTAAGGTTGAAGCGCAGGTCATGAAAACAGCCGGGTCAAAAGAGCATTTTGCGCATCAAGCAGTTATGGGGATTGAACACCTTTTTTATAGTGACCAAACAGCTCAGTACTTTGAGACTAAGCAACTTCCTGGTGGAGGAGAGATCGTAACCTTCTCTGGCAATAAGACAAGGTTTGCACGGGAGGTTATACCGACCTTAGATGCTACTTCATTCGAGGTATTCCGTCCGATGCTTGAGTTTATTAGATCCAAGTGCCAACCATAAGTAGAATCTGTGGTTGGCATAGTGTGATGAGGATTACGCAGAGTTACGCATTTGGCGCGAAATTTGATCACCATACAAGGAACCACCAAGAACACGGTTAAGATGATCCCAAAGGAAAACAAGCCTGAGTTGCCACTTTTCTTCTTGGACGGAGTGGCTAAAATCGTGAAAGTTATTCCATTTGAGTGGTGTTTTTTCTCATATCTAGTGAACCATTCTACTTAGCTTTTATCCGATCATTGGCAGTATCGAAGGGGAATCGTAGAGCTCTGAAACTCTGACAAGTGTCAGGTGATAGTTACATCTGTACACTTTTCGGATTTAGAACAACGTTACCTTAA
Encoded proteins:
- the hsdR gene encoding EcoAI/FtnUII family type I restriction enzme subunit R, producing the protein MNKKQLTERDICTKFITPALEQSGWDIATQIREEFPLTKGRIIVRGKLHTRAKHKRADYVLFYKPNIPIAIIEVKDNNHSLGDGMQQGLGYAEMLQVPFVFSSNGDGFLFHNKIAKDGVIERELALHKFPSAETLWQWWAEHRGLNQKQNELVTQDYYSDGSNKTPRYYQLLAINKTIEAIANGQNRILLVMATGTGKTFTAFQIIWRLWRSKAKKRILFLADRNILVDQTMTNDFKPFGSSMTKIQKRQANKSYEIYLSLYQAVTGNEEEKNIYKQFSPDFFDLIVIDECHRGSAAADSAWRDILEYFSSATQIGLTATPKETKEVSNIDYFGDPIYTYSLRQGIDDGFLAPYKVVRIDLDRDLTGWRPDKGMTDKHGNEIEDRIYNQKDFDKTLVLEQRTHLVAKKITEFLKQTNRFDKAIVFCENIDHAERMRQALVNENADLVAQNSKYIMRITGDNEEGKAELDNFIFPESKYPVIATTSKLMTTGVDAQTCKLIVLDQRIQSMTEFKQIIGRGTRINEDYGKYYFTIIDFKKATELFADPDFDGDPVQVYEPSGSDSPVPPDVPPDEDAGEAEDSGLEYPKPDSERDWGGIGEPGKDEDGGVRRYVVANVPVKVAAERVQYFDANGKLITESLKDYTRKAMTKEFATLDDFLRRWSNAEKKQAIIEELAEHGVFFEALADEVGEKSGKAFDPFDLVCHVAWDMPPLTRKERAEQVKKRNYFTQYGDQARKVLEALLDKYADEGVAQIEETQILTIAPFTQFGTPLEIIRAFGGLGQYQQAINELEQALYSS
- a CDS encoding AAA family ATPase; amino-acid sequence: MRLKSLYISQYKNLRDFSLSFDGGSFLDVFVGKNGTGKSNLFEALIEIFRHIVEYDRTKVDLGFSYRLVYEIDSTEASIEWSWGEIDNAELRERPKDRGLVINSRKRKTIGKTRVPDNVLIYYSGHNKTVAGLVAQYEVNFRQRIKRADFDESRFFIGIGPEYKELLLAVLLMQLDACKARQFICQKLGIANVAAEVRLVLERPEYAADVRFDIELNDETDRYWKPEGITKTFLDRLHRCINTASGSPVRSEGYFASDDRYVLYFGIDKIQQEFSDLSPQELFRQLDNLKTLGMLAEITIPLQLENGFDASVSHFSDGQFQSVYIYSITELFKDRNCITLLDEPDSFLHPEWQFDFLKQVFEITDTAAKTNHVLMSSHSAVTLIPHEKKRVNLFDIHNSNVVCRSTSKDYAISKLSSSLIKYKEDEQILSILRNIRIEGVPVLFTEGSTDPDILKEAWRKLFDEPLPFVPIYAFCCDYLRRALQDNRIINEMGGRPLFGLFDFDEAYNEWNYLKQKDSWTLQCDDPYLGLRTENVAEKVHAFVLPVPRIAKVEAQVMKTAGSKEHFAHQAVMGIEHLFYSDQTAQYFETKQLPGGGEIVTFSGNKTRFAREVIPTLDATSFEVFRPMLEFIRSKCQP
- a CDS encoding type I restriction-modification system subunit M; translation: MSLTTLIKSIQDIMRKDVGVDGDAQRISQMVWLIFLKIFDDKEQEWQLTVPGYKSPLPSRFRWSAWAKDPEGVTGEELIDFVNNDLFPALKKLATAAGVSPHGKVVGSVFEDAYNYMKSGTLLRQVINTIEEDVDFNKSGDRHLFNDIYEKILADLQSAGNAGEYYTPRAVTQFIVDMIDPKLGESILDPACGTAGFLTCAIEHLNHQIKKNEDRQLLQDTIHGVEKKPLPHMLALTNVMLHGIDVPTNIRHDNTLARQLQSYTPKERVDIIITNPPFGGMEEDGIESNFLKKYQTRETADLFMALIMHLLKHDTGRAAVVLPDGFLFGEGVKTTLKRELLEEFNLHTIVRLPKGVFAPYTSIATNILFFEKGGPTKDVWFFEHPYPEGYKSYSRSKPLTIGEFDLEKAWWGGATRKGRKVTEYAWKVSSEKLVERNYNLDCKNPHEVEVAHQDPAELMSEYQEIVRQLKAAQAALKEELMACLRAKA
- a CDS encoding restriction endonuclease subunit S, with amino-acid sequence MIQAVHDLLEQHFDTAFAAPGGIAKLRELILTLAMQGKLVEQDPNDPPASELLKEIEAEKQRLISEKKIKKQKPLPPIKPEEVPYQLPQGWAWVRLDELGVSQTGTTPPSKNPENYGDHIPFIGPGSIKNGNIDYSGQGLSLDGLSKGRLIEKDSVLMVCIGGSIGKHAINQMDVTCNQQINTLTPFKPLSVKYTYFTMEADYFQRTVLNKAGGSATPIINKQKWSSIPIPLPPLPEQHRIVRRIDQLMVRCDELEKLRKDREEKRLQVHAAAISQLLNAPENSGWPFIQQHFGELYTVKENVAELRKAILQLAVMGRLVPQDPNDPPASELLKEIEVEKQRLIEEKKIKKQKPWQPINPEEVPYMLPQGWEWVRVEDVFNTTSGTTFDAALEKDAGSYAYVKVGDMNLQGNELFIETSSRYIDPDEKMLRSLISTGSVIFPKRGGAIATNKKRIITDPVFVDLNIMAITPIFGLLTEYAYLWLSTIDLALLNTGTSVPQINHKDIDPLLFPLPALEEQHRIVARIDQLMALCNNLDEQIEAATNKQKALLNAVMAQV